Proteins encoded within one genomic window of Bacteroidota bacterium:
- a CDS encoding DUF6175 family protein has product MKKLLNGLLLAAFMLIYVNSAFSQAKKPTIMILPSDVWCNTNGYMMEFDNQGTKVKVPDYKKAFQENADLLLVISKINGMMADRGFPLKNAESVLKSMASENAEDAMLTSKGGAGVSESPIDKLKKTAKADIIMQLTWTVNVVGPKKSITFNLQGLDSYTDKQIATAAGTGAPSFSAELPVLLEEAVLAHIDNFNASLQAHFDDMFANGREITVRVKKFDSWENDLETEYDGKELSAIIEDWMAKNTVKGRFSTTDATENMMLFEQVRIPLYDAAGKAIDARGFCKGLQTFLKEPPYSIVNKLMMKGLGQATIVLGDK; this is encoded by the coding sequence ATGAAAAAACTATTGAACGGTTTGTTATTGGCAGCTTTTATGCTGATATACGTTAATTCGGCTTTCTCACAAGCCAAAAAGCCAACCATCATGATACTGCCCAGCGATGTATGGTGCAATACCAATGGCTATATGATGGAGTTTGACAATCAGGGAACCAAAGTAAAAGTTCCCGATTATAAAAAAGCATTTCAGGAAAATGCTGACCTTTTGTTGGTAATAAGCAAAATTAACGGCATGATGGCCGATCGTGGCTTTCCCCTTAAAAATGCGGAGTCGGTTTTAAAAAGTATGGCAAGTGAAAACGCCGAAGACGCCATGCTTACGAGTAAAGGTGGCGCCGGTGTATCCGAAAGCCCGATTGACAAGCTAAAGAAAACAGCGAAAGCTGATATCATTATGCAGCTTACATGGACAGTTAATGTAGTTGGCCCGAAAAAATCAATTACGTTCAACCTACAGGGACTGGATTCATATACCGATAAACAAATTGCGACAGCAGCGGGAACAGGCGCTCCCTCCTTTTCGGCTGAGCTGCCGGTACTTTTAGAAGAAGCCGTTCTAGCACATATTGATAATTTTAATGCATCGCTTCAGGCACATTTCGATGACATGTTTGCCAATGGTCGCGAGATTACAGTGCGCGTCAAGAAATTCGATTCATGGGAAAATGATCTGGAAACCGAATATGACGGCAAAGAATTAAGCGCAATTATTGAGGACTGGATGGCGAAGAATACTGTGAAAGGACGTTTCAGCACAACCGATGCAACAGAGAATATGATGCTGTTCGAACAGGTTCGTATTCCACTTTATGATGCAGCAGGTAAAGCTATTGATGCAAGAGGATTCTGCAAAGGCTTACAGACTTTTCTGAAAGAACCACCATACAGCATTGTAAATAAACTTATGATGAAAGGTTTGGGACAAGCAACGATTGTATTAGGCGATAAATAA